One Turneriella parva DSM 21527 genomic region harbors:
- the dnaG gene encoding DNA primase, whose amino-acid sequence MTDADKIIAAIPVESYIGRFVVLKRKGNNLWGLCPFHGEKTPSFSVAPQKGIYKCFGCGVGGNVITFAKDFNKLSFPEALKLLADFAGIELSRQPHRPGEDDRKRAFIELHLWAHKLYRSAFGGSDAERYTKSRGIQERAVEAFELGYAPDQTRYLESKLNERYRNEPQLLAKAIENLTVIGLTGRNDSDTYNRFRDRLIFPIKDLRGQVIAFGGRLVREKENAGKYINSPETPLFNKSNSVYRLGEAAQAIRKEGFVIVCEGYLDVLGLFEVGLENAVAPLGTAFTGEQAKQIKRFADNVTFFLDNDNAGTEAVYKSLRIARKANLAIKVVHPLAPGDKQDPFDLSRKLSPEEMRFLVQQAHSEVKFLVWYFFQFKYNVSDLSQKKQALVDFYDYVRILETELERDEFLKTAAGALQIEVQILRKDFTTPVQGGKTAGAWLNQPEPAVARTAAVSSKPKPVSKQEKEIIAMLVRFPDLGDEQMLLSEIPWENENAYLLYSFFHDRLRTGEAYSWQNLNAAMQFLPDNLGALLAEIMMDYEAAFDQAESLTPAEAKRNLRQLVRSLAIQALDKRIQDRQKIIGSEEKRGADIEELMLEQQQDIDKRTQWFRAQ is encoded by the coding sequence GTGACTGACGCAGACAAAATCATCGCGGCCATTCCCGTCGAAAGCTATATCGGGCGCTTTGTGGTGCTCAAGCGCAAAGGCAACAACCTCTGGGGCCTTTGCCCATTTCATGGTGAAAAGACCCCGTCGTTTTCTGTTGCTCCCCAAAAGGGGATCTATAAATGTTTTGGGTGCGGCGTCGGTGGCAACGTCATCACATTCGCCAAAGATTTCAACAAACTCTCGTTTCCCGAAGCGCTGAAGTTACTCGCAGACTTTGCCGGTATTGAACTTTCGCGCCAACCGCACAGGCCCGGTGAAGATGACCGCAAGCGCGCATTCATTGAGTTGCACCTGTGGGCACACAAACTGTATCGTTCTGCGTTTGGCGGCTCTGATGCCGAGCGCTACACGAAATCAAGGGGGATTCAAGAGCGTGCCGTTGAGGCATTTGAATTGGGTTATGCTCCCGATCAAACGCGGTATCTAGAGAGTAAGCTCAATGAGCGCTACAGAAATGAACCCCAGCTCTTGGCGAAGGCAATCGAAAACTTAACGGTCATCGGCCTCACAGGCCGCAATGACAGTGATACTTACAACCGGTTTCGCGACAGATTGATTTTTCCGATCAAAGATCTGCGAGGGCAGGTGATTGCCTTTGGCGGCCGGCTCGTGCGCGAGAAAGAAAACGCGGGCAAATACATAAACTCGCCAGAGACTCCGCTTTTTAATAAGTCCAACTCTGTTTACCGTCTTGGCGAAGCGGCGCAGGCTATTCGCAAAGAAGGTTTTGTGATCGTCTGCGAAGGCTACCTCGACGTGCTGGGGCTTTTCGAAGTGGGTTTGGAAAATGCTGTGGCGCCGCTGGGCACGGCGTTCACAGGCGAGCAGGCGAAGCAGATCAAACGCTTTGCAGATAACGTGACGTTCTTTCTCGATAATGACAACGCAGGAACAGAGGCCGTTTACAAATCGCTGCGCATTGCGCGAAAGGCGAATCTGGCCATAAAAGTTGTACATCCACTTGCCCCGGGCGACAAGCAAGACCCGTTCGATCTGAGCCGCAAGCTTTCTCCAGAAGAGATGCGCTTTCTCGTGCAACAGGCGCACAGCGAAGTGAAGTTTCTGGTCTGGTATTTTTTCCAGTTCAAATACAACGTCTCTGACCTCTCGCAAAAGAAGCAGGCGCTCGTGGATTTCTACGATTACGTGCGTATTCTCGAAACCGAATTGGAGCGCGACGAGTTTCTGAAGACTGCCGCCGGAGCGCTGCAGATCGAAGTGCAGATTCTGCGCAAAGATTTTACGACTCCTGTGCAGGGCGGCAAGACAGCTGGTGCTTGGCTCAACCAGCCCGAGCCGGCAGTTGCGCGCACCGCGGCCGTTTCATCAAAGCCGAAGCCCGTCAGCAAACAAGAAAAAGAAATCATCGCGATGCTGGTGCGATTTCCCGACCTCGGTGATGAGCAGATGCTATTGTCTGAGATACCCTGGGAGAATGAAAACGCCTATCTGCTCTACTCTTTTTTTCACGACCGCTTGCGCACGGGCGAAGCCTATTCATGGCAGAACCTAAACGCAGCGATGCAGTTCTTGCCCGACAACCTTGGGGCACTGCTTGCCGAAATCATGATGGATTATGAAGCCGCGTTTGATCAGGCAGAGAGTCTCACACCCGCCGAGGCCAAACGCAATTTGCGGCAGCTCGTGCGCTCGCTGGCGATTCAGGCCCTTGACAAACGCATTCAAGACCGGCAGAAAATAATCGGCAGCGAAGAAAAGCGCGGAGCCGACATCGAAGAGCTGATGCTCGAGCAGCAGCAGGATATCGACAAGCGCACCCAATGGTTTCGCGCGCAGTAG
- a CDS encoding sugar nucleotidyltransferase, giving the protein MPVKCLIPAAGKGTRMRPLTHTLPKAMLPVAGKPSIYHIIDRAAKAGVEDFVIITGYLRELMESEILAAYPKLKIQFVEQKEQLGLGHAIYMARDKFAAGDSMLLIYGDTLFEGDIETMMKSATPVIGVFEVPDPKRFGVIEKGEGQTITNLVEKPEKFVSNLAIPGVNYFPSSAELFAALEHIVSNNIRTKNEYQATDAFQYMLKEKKTVFTWQILTAWDDAGTLEAILDTNKIILDRRGAGKMSAIAADAKIVNSQLQQYASVSEGAHIENSTLINCIVDRGSVIKNCKLENSLVGRNAVLENISGTIVVGDDTQVRGR; this is encoded by the coding sequence ATGCCAGTCAAATGTCTGATTCCCGCTGCCGGCAAGGGTACGCGCATGCGCCCGCTGACGCACACGTTGCCGAAGGCAATGCTCCCCGTTGCTGGTAAGCCGTCTATCTACCACATCATCGACCGCGCCGCAAAGGCGGGCGTCGAAGATTTCGTCATCATCACCGGGTACCTGCGCGAGCTCATGGAAAGTGAAATTCTTGCGGCATACCCAAAGCTGAAGATACAATTCGTCGAACAGAAAGAGCAGCTGGGTCTGGGCCACGCCATCTATATGGCGCGCGACAAGTTTGCTGCAGGCGATTCGATGTTACTCATTTATGGCGATACACTGTTTGAAGGCGACATTGAGACCATGATGAAAAGCGCGACACCCGTCATCGGTGTCTTCGAGGTGCCAGACCCAAAGCGCTTTGGCGTGATTGAAAAAGGCGAGGGTCAGACCATCACGAATCTCGTTGAAAAACCAGAGAAGTTTGTCTCAAACCTCGCGATACCGGGCGTGAATTATTTTCCGAGTTCGGCAGAACTCTTCGCAGCGCTCGAACACATAGTCTCAAATAACATCCGCACAAAAAACGAATACCAGGCGACCGATGCTTTTCAGTACATGCTGAAAGAAAAGAAAACTGTATTCACCTGGCAGATTCTCACAGCATGGGACGACGCCGGCACGCTCGAGGCGATTCTCGACACCAACAAAATTATTCTCGACCGCCGTGGCGCTGGCAAGATGTCTGCGATCGCTGCAGATGCCAAAATCGTGAATTCACAGCTGCAGCAGTATGCGAGTGTCAGCGAAGGTGCGCACATCGAAAACTCCACCCTGATCAATTGTATCGTCGACAGAGGTTCGGTCATCAAGAATTGCAAACTCGAAAACTCGCTGGTCGGGCGCAATGCCGTGCTCGAGAATATTTCGGGTACAATTGTGGTTGGCGACGACACTCAGGTGCGCGGTCGCTGA
- a CDS encoding CCA tRNA nucleotidyltransferase, with protein sequence MKSIFIAEPYYSVCRYIEETLVKHGYEAWLVGGSVRDLLIAGRLSDLDYTTNARPEAVQKIFPRTVPVGIKFGTLLVLYRGQKVEVTTYRADADYEDGRRPSTVEYAQELAVDIRRRDFTINGLAYSVLKKQLADYCGGVDDLERKLLRTIGDPMQRFSEDGLRPIRGCRIAAKLGFEIEPNTLTAMRHCVPITSKVAPERFFDEWRKTLRMKNRRSYWHHLLEAHILPAFLPHIAEAFVGEARDQFLREIDHLQMRSMAEYAAALFFLLQITDRGKIEQTLRGTKFPTADMKLCLNLLDSPLLRIADAHGRLDLKRALAQTGRRDRIAHMRFATQMRAALQTSSGLQPGPVRKGRELAVSLYKSIRRSGEPLDISDLAVTGTDLQAKGLQGRAVGEALEKLKLIVLEQPQLNTRERLLQLVGKST encoded by the coding sequence GTGAAATCGATCTTTATCGCTGAGCCCTACTATTCGGTTTGTCGCTATATCGAAGAAACTCTCGTGAAACACGGCTACGAAGCCTGGCTGGTGGGCGGCAGCGTTCGTGACCTGTTGATAGCCGGGCGGCTGAGCGACCTCGATTACACCACCAATGCGCGCCCTGAGGCAGTGCAGAAAATATTCCCGCGCACCGTGCCGGTCGGTATCAAATTCGGTACGCTCTTGGTGCTGTATCGCGGACAAAAAGTCGAGGTCACAACCTACCGTGCCGATGCCGATTACGAAGACGGTCGCCGGCCGAGCACGGTCGAATATGCGCAAGAGCTCGCAGTCGACATCCGCAGGCGCGACTTTACCATCAACGGGCTGGCATATTCCGTTCTGAAAAAGCAACTTGCCGACTATTGCGGCGGCGTTGACGATCTCGAGCGCAAACTGCTCAGAACGATCGGCGACCCCATGCAGCGCTTCAGCGAAGATGGCCTGCGGCCGATCAGAGGATGCAGAATCGCGGCGAAACTGGGTTTTGAGATTGAGCCCAATACGCTGACTGCAATGCGGCATTGTGTGCCGATCACCTCAAAGGTTGCACCCGAACGCTTTTTCGACGAATGGCGAAAAACTCTGCGTATGAAGAATCGCCGCTCGTATTGGCACCATTTGCTTGAAGCGCACATTCTACCGGCCTTTTTGCCGCACATCGCCGAGGCGTTTGTCGGCGAGGCGCGCGACCAGTTCTTGCGCGAGATCGATCATCTGCAGATGCGTTCAATGGCTGAATACGCTGCTGCGCTTTTCTTCTTGCTGCAAATAACCGATCGCGGCAAGATCGAACAAACCTTACGTGGCACGAAATTTCCCACGGCAGACATGAAGTTGTGTCTCAACCTTCTCGATTCGCCTCTGTTGCGAATAGCTGATGCCCATGGTCGGCTCGATCTAAAGCGAGCCTTGGCACAAACCGGGCGGCGCGATCGTATCGCCCATATGCGATTCGCGACACAAATGCGCGCCGCTTTGCAAACGAGCTCGGGCCTGCAGCCGGGGCCAGTTCGCAAAGGCCGCGAGCTTGCCGTGTCGCTCTACAAGTCTATTCGCCGGTCAGGCGAACCCCTCGATATTTCTGATCTGGCAGTCACGGGTACTGACCTGCAGGCGAAAGGCCTGCAGGGCCGAGCCGTCGGCGAAGCGCTCGAAAAACTCAAATTGATTGTGCTTGAGCAGCCGCAGCTAAATACCCGCGAAAGGCTGCTACAACTTGTTGGCAAATCGACCTGA
- a CDS encoding lysophospholipid acyltransferase family protein: MHWLGVTLLKWLMEFIYMTCRVTYVEGKEIRDDILARRRPVIFIFWHNRIFMAAIYLKRTFFDKGVHLTVLISQSNDGEAIANVVERWGGDVARGSSSRGGKEALTMLSHALGRRKSSVVMTPDGPRGPMYVFQAGALVASQLTQTELVPVCVAPRRFWRLNSWDGFLIPKPFTELLVSLQPSETEPRKQTEEERENRRAYHERRMLEQRSKLDQLAGVSEYAGKKKKPTAVR, encoded by the coding sequence ATGCATTGGCTCGGCGTAACGCTGCTCAAGTGGCTGATGGAGTTCATCTACATGACCTGCCGCGTCACGTACGTTGAGGGCAAAGAGATTCGTGATGACATTCTTGCCCGTCGCCGACCGGTAATTTTTATCTTTTGGCACAACCGCATCTTCATGGCGGCAATCTACCTGAAGCGTACGTTCTTCGACAAGGGCGTGCATTTGACTGTGCTCATCAGCCAATCGAATGATGGTGAGGCCATTGCCAACGTGGTTGAGCGCTGGGGCGGCGATGTAGCGCGCGGCTCTTCGTCACGCGGGGGAAAAGAAGCGCTGACGATGCTGAGCCATGCTCTGGGGCGGCGCAAGAGTTCGGTGGTCATGACACCCGACGGCCCCCGGGGGCCGATGTATGTCTTTCAGGCCGGAGCACTCGTCGCTTCGCAGCTGACGCAGACTGAGCTTGTTCCGGTTTGTGTGGCGCCGCGCCGTTTCTGGCGTCTCAACAGTTGGGATGGCTTCTTGATACCCAAGCCCTTCACCGAGCTTCTGGTTTCCCTGCAGCCTTCTGAGACTGAACCGCGAAAACAGACCGAAGAAGAACGAGAAAATCGGCGTGCCTATCATGAGCGCCGTATGCTCGAACAACGCAGCAAATTAGACCAACTTGCAGGCGTCTCTGAGTACGCTGGCAAAAAAAAGAAGCCTACGGCCGTAAGGTGA
- the dcd gene encoding dCTP deaminase: MILSGIEIKKRLGKDIKIEPYDEKFLNPNSYNLTLHDELLVYKESLLDMKKPNETQLLKIPESGFVIEPGRLYLGRTRELTETHNLVPMLEGRSSVGRLGLFVHITAGFGDIGFRGFWTLEISSIQPVRIYPGVQICQIFYHTVEGEYTEYKSGKYQGNTGIQPSLIYKDFE, encoded by the coding sequence ATGATTCTCTCGGGTATTGAAATCAAGAAACGACTCGGCAAAGATATCAAGATCGAGCCATACGACGAGAAATTTCTGAATCCTAATTCGTACAATCTGACGCTGCACGACGAGTTGCTCGTTTACAAAGAATCGCTGCTCGATATGAAGAAGCCGAATGAAACGCAGCTTCTGAAGATACCCGAATCGGGCTTCGTCATTGAACCGGGAAGGCTGTACTTGGGGCGCACCCGTGAACTCACTGAGACGCACAACCTGGTGCCGATGCTCGAAGGGCGCAGCAGCGTGGGACGACTGGGCCTGTTCGTGCACATCACCGCGGGCTTCGGCGATATCGGCTTTCGCGGTTTCTGGACGCTCGAAATTTCGAGCATTCAGCCCGTGCGCATCTACCCCGGCGTGCAAATTTGCCAGATTTTCTACCACACCGTCGAAGGCGAATATACCGAGTACAAGAGCGGCAAATACCAGGGCAATACGGGTATTCAGCCGAGTCTAATCTATAAAGATTTCGAATGA
- a CDS encoding Mrp/NBP35 family ATP-binding protein: MKEKLESLLGKVQNPLTHKSIIDDKLFIAMHDPSTGSGQADKPTIELKAAGDKKWQLAIEAQVRTLASKEGIAPDGFKFKWNEAKPEVTKQGPVSRPQRSIPGVKHVIAVASGKGGVGKSTVSVNLASTLQQMGKKVGLMDADIYGPSVGKMLGLSGRQQIDVKNDRITPVEKYGLKLMSFSFLVDDNQPIVWRGPMLGKAVEQFLYDMNWGELDYLIIDLPPGTGDTQLSLAQLVQTDGAIIVTTPQSVALLDAGRAVAMFEQVNIRILGVVENMSEFICSHCGKPSHIFSRGGGSRLAASSESVLLGQVPLVEDCMAAAEKGEIAVYKNKNKNIAPVVDAFEHIARNLVSVMEAT; the protein is encoded by the coding sequence ATGAAAGAGAAACTCGAAAGCCTTCTCGGCAAAGTTCAGAATCCTTTAACGCACAAATCGATCATCGACGATAAGCTTTTCATCGCGATGCATGACCCTTCGACGGGCTCAGGGCAAGCTGATAAGCCAACGATCGAGCTTAAGGCTGCGGGCGACAAAAAATGGCAGCTCGCCATCGAGGCACAGGTGCGTACGCTTGCGAGCAAAGAGGGTATTGCGCCCGACGGTTTCAAGTTCAAATGGAACGAAGCAAAGCCCGAAGTTACGAAACAAGGCCCGGTCTCGCGCCCGCAGCGCAGCATACCGGGAGTCAAGCATGTTATCGCCGTCGCGTCAGGCAAGGGAGGCGTGGGTAAGTCAACTGTGTCAGTCAACCTGGCCTCGACGCTGCAGCAGATGGGCAAAAAAGTCGGGCTCATGGATGCCGATATCTACGGGCCGTCGGTCGGCAAGATGCTCGGCTTATCGGGCCGGCAGCAGATAGACGTAAAAAATGACCGCATTACACCGGTAGAGAAATATGGTCTGAAGCTGATGAGCTTTTCATTTCTGGTCGACGACAATCAACCGATCGTGTGGCGCGGGCCGATGCTCGGCAAAGCAGTCGAGCAATTCTTGTACGACATGAACTGGGGTGAGCTCGACTACCTGATCATCGATCTGCCTCCGGGTACCGGTGACACACAGCTGTCGCTCGCGCAACTGGTGCAGACAGACGGCGCTATCATTGTTACGACCCCGCAATCTGTGGCGCTGCTTGACGCTGGTCGTGCAGTAGCCATGTTCGAACAGGTAAACATCAGAATACTGGGGGTAGTGGAGAACATGAGTGAGTTTATCTGCAGCCACTGCGGCAAGCCAAGCCATATCTTCTCGCGCGGCGGCGGTTCGCGACTTGCGGCAAGCTCTGAGAGCGTGCTTTTGGGTCAGGTGCCGCTGGTCGAAGACTGCATGGCCGCAGCCGAGAAGGGTGAGATTGCCGTTTACAAAAACAAAAACAAGAATATCGCCCCGGTAGTAGATGCGTTCGAGCACATCGCACGCAATCTTGTATCCGTAATGGAGGCGACATGA
- a CDS encoding MFS transporter, translating to MAKAKKTSKAKPARRKVAKKKPTAKRPAKASPPRRKSSVAHTALTSAAPVDRESKPAVFSRLQWGVLAILALIQFMHIVDFMVIMPLAKKFEELFHITTNQFGWLVSTYTLAAFASGIAATFFIDRISRKASLMVGFMGFIAGNLLCAVAPGFYTFLAARFVTGAFGGLLSGVTFSIIGDLIEPAKRGRATGVIMMAFSVAAVVGVPVGIWLANGYFLQLPYYLIALGSALILVFAWLRMPPLKDHLFGPRMNVIAQIRAVLSNNKHQRLYLMMVFHFVAGFSIIPYIAGFMQKNNGVSDDQLPLIYLSGGIATIVSSPVVGWLSDKFGNVRIYSFVSLLASIPFVLVTYEWTKSFALLMASTVLFFIFVSGRMVPAMALLNNTVSPAHRGTFMSLNGSVQQLAMSLGAIAASLIIYAPAGQPIQHYAWVGVFGIIFNIAAIWVANTFRSR from the coding sequence ATGGCGAAGGCGAAAAAGACAAGCAAAGCAAAGCCGGCCCGCCGTAAGGTGGCAAAGAAAAAGCCTACTGCAAAACGGCCGGCAAAGGCATCACCGCCCAGAAGAAAGAGCAGTGTAGCGCACACCGCCTTAACCTCAGCCGCCCCTGTCGATCGCGAATCCAAACCAGCTGTTTTCAGCCGTCTGCAATGGGGTGTGCTGGCAATTCTTGCCCTCATACAATTCATGCACATCGTTGATTTTATGGTCATTATGCCTCTGGCGAAAAAATTCGAAGAGCTGTTTCACATTACGACGAATCAGTTCGGCTGGCTGGTTTCTACTTACACTCTGGCGGCTTTTGCTTCGGGCATTGCCGCGACGTTCTTTATAGACCGCATTTCCCGAAAGGCATCGCTCATGGTCGGCTTTATGGGATTCATCGCCGGCAACCTTCTCTGTGCAGTTGCGCCGGGGTTCTATACTTTTCTGGCTGCACGCTTTGTCACCGGAGCATTCGGTGGTTTGCTGTCTGGCGTGACATTTTCGATCATAGGCGACCTGATTGAACCCGCGAAACGCGGCCGCGCCACGGGTGTGATCATGATGGCCTTTTCAGTGGCTGCCGTGGTCGGGGTTCCGGTAGGCATCTGGCTAGCCAACGGATACTTTCTGCAGCTGCCCTATTATCTGATCGCGCTCGGTTCAGCGTTAATTCTGGTATTTGCCTGGTTGCGCATGCCGCCCCTGAAAGACCACCTTTTTGGGCCGCGCATGAATGTGATCGCGCAGATTCGCGCAGTGCTCAGCAACAACAAACACCAGCGCCTCTACCTTATGATGGTTTTTCATTTTGTGGCTGGCTTCAGCATAATTCCCTATATTGCAGGCTTCATGCAAAAGAACAATGGGGTCAGCGACGACCAGCTGCCGCTCATTTACCTCAGCGGTGGCATTGCCACCATCGTGAGTTCACCCGTCGTTGGCTGGCTCAGCGACAAGTTTGGCAACGTGCGCATCTACAGTTTCGTTTCGCTGCTCGCCTCAATACCCTTTGTGCTCGTGACCTACGAATGGACAAAGTCATTTGCGCTTCTGATGGCTTCAACGGTATTATTCTTTATATTCGTCTCTGGGCGCATGGTACCCGCGATGGCGCTTTTGAACAATACGGTTAGCCCGGCGCACAGAGGCACTTTCATGAGCCTCAACGGCTCGGTGCAGCAGCTCGCAATGTCACTCGGGGCAATTGCCGCTTCGTTGATTATCTATGCACCCGCAGGACAGCCGATTCAACACTATGCCTGGGTCGGAGTTTTTGGAATCATATTTAACATAGCCGCCATTTGGGTAGCAAACACATTCAGAAGCAGGTAA
- a CDS encoding acyl-CoA dehydrogenase family protein yields the protein MVKRLPRLLPFTEEHDRFREMVADFIAKECVPRHEEWEKAGEVTRDVWEKAGQLGMICPNFPEEYGGMGLDFLYNVIVIEELAKAASSGFFISLHADVIAPYVLHYANEEQKKRWLPGIINGTKILSIGMTEPGTGSDLAAVTTKAVDMGDHYLLNGSKTFISNGYLSDLCIVVARTGEGQGGISLLMVERGMPGFERGRKLKKIGLHAQDTSELHFNDVKVPKANLIGKLNAGFRYLMMSLAQERLVLAISNIASAETVLDQTVKYCNERKVFGKPVGSFQNTRFSLTDMYVEQEAARSYCDRVVLAFMAGEKVTAEASAVKLQCSEMLQAHVSKCLQFFGGYGFMMEYPIAKAYLDCRVQTIYAGTSEIMREIVAKNLGLAST from the coding sequence ATGGTTAAAAGACTTCCTCGATTGCTTCCTTTCACTGAAGAGCACGATCGCTTTCGCGAAATGGTGGCTGATTTTATTGCGAAAGAATGCGTTCCGCGCCACGAAGAGTGGGAAAAAGCGGGCGAAGTTACCCGCGACGTATGGGAAAAAGCAGGCCAGCTCGGCATGATCTGCCCTAACTTTCCCGAAGAATATGGCGGTATGGGCCTTGACTTTCTCTATAACGTGATTGTTATCGAAGAACTCGCGAAAGCAGCATCGTCTGGCTTCTTTATATCTCTGCACGCCGACGTGATTGCCCCCTACGTTCTGCATTATGCTAACGAAGAACAAAAGAAGCGCTGGCTACCGGGGATCATTAACGGAACCAAAATTCTTTCGATCGGCATGACTGAACCGGGCACAGGCTCAGACCTCGCCGCGGTAACGACCAAGGCCGTCGACATGGGCGACCACTACCTGCTGAACGGGTCAAAAACTTTCATCTCAAACGGTTACCTCTCAGACCTGTGCATCGTCGTTGCACGCACCGGCGAAGGCCAAGGCGGCATTTCGCTGCTGATGGTAGAGCGCGGTATGCCAGGCTTTGAACGCGGCCGCAAACTCAAAAAAATCGGTTTGCATGCACAAGATACATCGGAGCTCCACTTTAACGATGTGAAGGTGCCAAAGGCAAACCTCATCGGCAAACTCAACGCAGGGTTCCGTTACCTGATGATGTCACTCGCACAAGAGCGCCTCGTTCTCGCGATCTCGAACATCGCCTCGGCAGAAACCGTGCTCGACCAGACTGTAAAGTACTGCAACGAACGCAAAGTGTTCGGCAAGCCAGTGGGTTCTTTCCAGAACACGCGCTTCAGCCTGACCGACATGTACGTCGAACAAGAAGCGGCTCGTTCGTATTGCGACCGCGTCGTCTTGGCATTTATGGCAGGCGAGAAAGTGACGGCAGAAGCTTCTGCGGTGAAACTGCAGTGCTCTGAGATGCTGCAGGCGCACGTGTCTAAGTGCCTGCAATTCTTTGGCGGTTATGGCTTCATGATGGAATACCCCATCGCGAAGGCTTACCTCGACTGCCGTGTGCAGACGATTTATGCCGGCACTTCAGAAATTATGCGAGAAATTGTCGCAAAGAATCTGGGCCTCGCGAGCACCTAA
- a CDS encoding tetratricopeptide repeat protein — protein MRAFLFTTFLCTLSSSLFAEVYPLMLFRQYEDHEPKPGLMIGRINTKGTDNSVAPRQVLGYDARMSVVSASIDNAAKVYPGMKVYLVKRERDHQKNRAALIVAEGEIASLTDTVFSGRVAQIRGQFSMVSRQHFVAVMQPSAGREQRDAQSYLLEADRHRHEQDFARSAQKLQHARELEPNNPLVNLRYAQLALQNGAEEKAAAALAKAFNERRSLEDVNDYLTLGSLYLAAKVRSLPSQPKELLKAGTAILTSMRQFEKDLGQFGKDLTPPKSASFRQKQSRFSAAYHLQYGVLLRRIADSLREYSPEAISNILSYAERDALYAPIETRVARERVLALPRKKWDRAYVDAAITHFEIALKKDRHSEAGFEIIDLCEQLWVSADNNRRVYLKELVEKYSGQYLEAAHDDQRMGRVRRAVSKVNQA, from the coding sequence ATGCGGGCTTTTTTGTTCACCACTTTTCTGTGCACTCTGAGCTCCTCATTATTCGCCGAGGTCTACCCGCTCATGCTCTTTCGCCAGTACGAAGACCATGAACCGAAACCCGGCCTCATGATCGGGCGCATCAACACGAAGGGTACCGACAATTCGGTCGCGCCGCGCCAGGTGCTCGGCTACGACGCGCGCATGTCTGTGGTGAGCGCTTCGATCGACAACGCGGCGAAGGTGTACCCCGGCATGAAGGTTTACCTCGTGAAACGCGAGCGCGACCACCAGAAGAACAGGGCGGCACTGATCGTCGCTGAGGGTGAAATCGCTTCGCTGACCGATACGGTGTTTTCGGGGCGGGTGGCACAGATACGCGGCCAGTTCTCGATGGTTTCGCGGCAGCATTTCGTCGCCGTCATGCAGCCTTCAGCGGGCCGCGAGCAGCGCGATGCGCAGAGCTATCTGCTTGAAGCTGACCGCCACAGGCATGAGCAGGATTTCGCACGTTCTGCGCAAAAACTGCAGCACGCGCGCGAGCTCGAGCCCAATAACCCTCTGGTGAACCTGCGCTATGCGCAGCTCGCGCTGCAGAACGGCGCCGAAGAGAAAGCGGCTGCAGCGCTTGCGAAAGCTTTTAACGAGCGCCGAAGTCTTGAAGACGTCAATGATTACCTGACGCTCGGTTCGTTGTACCTTGCCGCTAAGGTGCGCTCTCTGCCATCGCAGCCCAAAGAGTTGCTCAAGGCGGGTACCGCCATTTTGACCTCGATGCGGCAATTCGAGAAAGATCTAGGCCAGTTTGGTAAAGACTTAACGCCGCCCAAATCGGCGAGCTTTCGCCAAAAGCAGAGTCGGTTTTCGGCGGCGTACCATCTGCAGTATGGCGTTCTGCTCAGGCGAATCGCCGACAGCCTGCGTGAATATTCGCCCGAAGCCATCAGTAACATTCTCAGTTATGCCGAGCGCGACGCCCTGTATGCGCCGATCGAGACGCGCGTCGCGCGTGAGCGAGTGCTTGCTCTGCCCCGCAAAAAATGGGACAGAGCTTATGTCGACGCGGCGATTACCCATTTTGAAATTGCACTGAAGAAAGACCGGCACAGCGAGGCGGGTTTTGAAATTATCGACCTCTGCGAACAGCTGTGGGTTTCAGCCGATAACAATCGGCGCGTGTATCTCAAAGAACTTGTCGAAAAATACTCGGGGCAATACCTCGAAGCGGCGCACGACGATCAGCGTATGGGTCGGGTGCGGCGGGCAGTCAGTAAAGTCAACCAGGCCTGA